The stretch of DNA GGCGCGCCGCGTCGTCATTGCCGGCGGTGGCAATATCGGACTGTACGTCGCGCGCAAGCTCGAAGAGCGCTATGGCCGTTCCGTCCACGTCAAGATCATCGAGAAGGACCGCTCACGCGCCGATTTCATCGCCGAGGATCTCAAGCGCACCATGGTCCTCTATGGCAATTCGCTCGAGCAGGAATTGCTGCTGGAAGCCGGTGCCCAGGATGCGGATGCCTTCGTTGCGCTCACCAATGATGACAAGGTGAACATCCTCTCGGCGGTGCTGGCCAAGAACGAGGGGGCCGAGCAGAGCTTCTGTCTGGTCTCCAGCGCCGATTTCAATCCGATCCTCGGGACGCTGGGCATCGACACCTATATCAGCCCGCGCGCGGTCACGGTCTCGAGCATTCTCCGCCATGTACGGCGCGGCCGCATTCGCGGAGTGCACCCGATTCAAAGCGGGGATGGCGAGATTCTCGAAGCCGAAGCGCTCGAGACCTCGCCAGTGGTTGGCAAGGCGGTCCGCGACGCCGGGTTGCCGGATGGCGTGCGAATCGGCGCCATCGTGCGTAATGGCAAGGTGTTCATCCCCAATGGCGCCACCGAGATCAGGCCGCGCGACCGTATCGTCATTTTCGCCATGGCTGGCCTAGTGCGCGATGTCGAGCACCTCTTCCGGGTGAGCCTCGAGTATTTTTGAGGCGGAATGCCCGATGCTGCGGCAGTGTGCTCTGTTGCGGATCGTGGCGCTCATCTATTTATGTTAGCCTCATTCGGGCTTTTGCCCCAATGCCGACAGCCTTTTTGTTTAGGCGTCGAAAAGGACGAGCACGACGTGTGTGTGTGCGGCATCGTCTTCAACATTACGCGGGAACGACAATGGCATCAGAAAAGCAGCAAAACCTGCAAGACGTTTTCCTCAACAAGGTTCGGAAGGAACATATTCCGCTCACGATCTTTCTAGTGAATGGCGTTAAGCTGCAAGGAAAGATCGTGTGGTTTGATAATTTCTGTGTGCTGCTGCGCCGGGACGACCAGTCTCAGCTCGTGTACAAGCATGCGATTTCGACCATTATGCCGAGCGCGCCGATTAAACTGTACGAGGAAGGCAACGGCGGTAGTGACGACTAGAGGCGGACGAAGACATGGCGGAGACGGGCGCGGTGAGCCCGTCTCCTTCCAGATCGAAACACCCGAGGCCACACGGGCCTATGTGGTGCATGTCGGCTTCAGGCACAGGGCAGGGGAGCTGTCCAGCAGCGCCAGCGGTTTGCGCGACGAAACGGAACGTTTCGAGGAAGCCTGCGGCTTGGCCGCTGCCATCGATCTGGAAATTGTCGGCGCCACCAGTGTCACATTGTCGAAAGTCGTGCCCGCAACCCTGATCGGCGGCGGCAAGGTGGCCGAGATCGGTGAGGCGGTCAAGGCGCGCGAAGTCGAGCTGGTCGTGGTCAATGCCGCCTTGACGCCGGTTCAGCAGCGCAATCTCGAACGCGCCTGGGCGGCCAAGGTGCTCGACCGTACCGGCCTCATTCTGGAGATCTTCGGCCGCCGTGCCCGAACGCGGGAAGGGCGGCTGCAGGTCGAGCTTGCTCACCTCACCTATCAGAAGAGCCGGCTGGTCCGCTCCTGGACCCATCTTGAGCGGCAACGCGGCGGCTTCGGTTTTCTCGGCGGCCCCGGCGAAACCCAGATCGAGGCAGACCGGCGCGTCATCCAGGAGCGCATCACCAAGATCAAGGCCGAGCTCGAGAAGGTCAAAGCGCGGCGCGAGCTGCACCGTCAGAACCGCCGCAGGGTGCCTTACCCCGTCGTGGCCTTGGTGGGCTATACCAACGCGGGCAAGTCGACGCTGTTCAATCGCCTGACACGGGCGAGGGTGCTCGCGGAAGACATGCTGTTTGCGACCCTCGACCCCACCATGCGCCGCCTGAACCTACCCCATGGCCGCACGGTCATTCTCTCCGATACGGTCGGCTTCATCTCGGAACTCCCGACGGATCTCGTCGCGGCCTTCCGCGCAACCCTGGAAGAGGTGCTGGAAGCAACCCTTATCCTGCATGTGCGGGATATCAGCCATGCGGAAAGCGACGCCCAGGCCGCTGACGTGCTTCATGTGCTGAGCGCGCTTGGCATTGACGAGGAGCGCTCGGACAGCATCATCGAGGTCTGGAACAAGATCGACCGGCTGGATGATGCAGACCGTTCGGCGCTCGCCAATCAGGCTGCCCGCCGCGATGATGTGGCCATGGTCTCGGCTCTGACCGGTGACGGCCTCCCGGACCTCCTCAATCTCATCGAAGCCCGCCTTGCCAGCACCGCCGATATTCTCGAACTCAGGCTTGGCGCAGGCGAGGGGGCAAGGCTTGCCTGGCTCTATGAGACCGGTGAGGTGCTCTCGCGCGATGATCTGGAGGATGGCTCCGTGGCGGTCACCGTGCGTGTCCCGGTCGAAAAGGCAGGGCTGGTGCGCGCCCGCTATCAGGATGCTGTGCTGCGGCCAGCGGCAGAATAGCCCTCGCTCTGTGGTCTATAGGCCCTTCGCCTTGGCCTCATCCCACAGGGCGTCCATACCTTCGAGGCCAGCAGCCTCAGGCGACTGGCCCATGGCTTCAAGTTTATCCTCTATATAGTTGAAACGACGCGTAAATTTCGCGTTTGCCGATCGAAGCGCCTCCTCCGGGTCAACCTTGAGATGCCGCGCGACATTGGCGATCACAAAGAGGAGATCGCCGAGTTCCTCGGCCATATCGGCAGGATCGCCACGGCCAATCGCTTCCTTGAGCTCGCCCAGCTCCTCTGCGGCCTTGTCGAATACGGGCGTCAGCGACGGCCAGTCGAACCCGACCCGTGCGGCGCGCGCCTGCAGCTTCACCGCGCGGCTGAGCGCAGGCAGGGCCATGGGCACGTCATCGAGCAGGCTAGGGGCCTTGCCATCATCAACGACTGGCTCCGCATCAAGCTCGCCTGCCCGCTCGAGCGTTCGTTCCTCGGACGCCCCGGACTTCGCGGCCCGCTCCTGCGCCTTGATTGCCTCCCAGAAGCCAGGCTGGACGCCAGCCGCACGCGCCGCCGCATCGCCAAACACATGCGGATGCCGGCGGATCATCTTGGTGGTGATGGCCTCGATCACATCCGCGAAGGTGAAGCTGCCGGCCTCCGCGGCAAGTTGTGCGTGATAGGCCACTTGCAGTTGCAGGTCGCCGAGCTCGTCGCGGAGATCATGCATGCTGCCGCGCGCGATGGCATCCGCGACTTCATAGGCTTCCTCGATCGTATAAGGCGCGATCGTCGCAAAGCTCTGCTGGAGATCCCAGGGGCAGCCCGTATCGGGATCGCGTAGGGCTCTCATGATCGCCAGCAGAGTATCGACCGAGCGGGGATCACCCAGCGGCCCATTGTCGTGGGCAGCGGCAGGACCGTCTGGCGATGTCTCATCCGTCATGTGGCCCTCCGGCATCGGCAAGTCGCATAATTTATATTATGGAAACTAAGACAGCCCCTGAAACGTCACCGGCAGCCGCATGCCGTCATATGCCGGCTCGATGTCATCCGGAAGGCTCTGGCGCAGCGCCTCGTAATCGAGGTCGATATGCATATTCGTGAGCACCGCATGGCGTGGCCGCATCCGCTTGACCCAGGCCAGCGCTTCCTCCACGTGGAAATGGGTCGGGTGCGGCGCCGGCCGCAGCGCATCGATCACCCAGGTATCGAGATTGGCGAGCGCCGGCAGCGCCGCCTCGGGAATGGCGCTCACATCGGGCGTATAGGCGAGGCCGCCAATGCGCAGGCCCAGGGCGATGATATCCCCATGGACGAGCTCGAAGGCCAGCACCTCAATCGGCCCACCGGCGCCATCAATGGTGACGGGCGCTCCGGCAACCAGCCGATGCCCTTGCAAGATCGGCGGATAGCTCGATCCCGCCGGTGTTTCGAAGCAATAGCCGAACCGGTGCAGAAGTTCACGCATGGTGCGATCATCGGCCCAGACCGGCACGCGCCGCCGGGCATTGATGGCGACCGCGCGCAATTCATCGATCCCGTGGCAGTGATCCGCATGCTCATGGGTAAAGATGACCCCGTCGAGCAGCCCGACATCGGCCGAGAGAAGCTGCTCGCGCACATCGGGTGTCGTATCCACCAGCACACGGGTCACGCCGCCCTCGCCTTCGCGCTCTATCAGGATCGAGCAGCGCCTGCGGCGGTTCTTCGGGTTCTTGGGATCACAAGCCCCCCAATGATTGCCGATACGCGGCACACCGGCTGATGAGCCACAGCCGAGAATCGTCACGGTGCCGCGGACAGGTTCAGGTGATGCGGTGGTCATGAGCGCGGCACCTTCGCGAACAGGCGGTGGAAATTCGCTGTTGTGATGTCAGCCATCTCCTGCACGGCAACGCCTTTGACCTCGGCGAGAACTTTCAGCGTGTGCACGACAAAGGCGGGCTCGTTGACCTTGCCGCGCATCGGCACCGGCGCCAGATATGGCGCATCCGTCTCGACCAGCAGCCGATCCATCGGGACGAAGGCTGCCACATCGCGCAAAGCCTGCGCCGTCTTGAACGAGATGATGCCGGAAAAGGAGACATAGGCGCCGAGGGCGAGCCCGCGCTCGGCAAGCCGCCCCTCGGAGGAAAAGCAGTGGAGGAGGGGCGTGAAAGCCCCCTTCCCCATTTCCTCCTCGATCACCCTGGCCGTGTCGTCCTCCGCCGAGCGGCTATGGATCACCAGTGGCAGGCCTGTTCGCCGCGCTGCCTCGATATGGGTGCGAAAGCCCGCGAGCTGGTTCTCGCGCTTGGCATAATCATAGTGATAGTCGAGCCCGGCCTCGCCGATGCCGATCACCTTCGGATGCCGGGATAGGGCCACGAGCGTCTCGACGCTGATGTCCACCTCCTCATCAGCATTGTGCGGATGGGTGCCGACCGTGCAAAAGATATCGTCGTAACTTTCTGCAATGGCTTTGATTTTGTCGAACTGCCGCACCCGTGTCGAGATCGTCACCATCTTGGCGACGCCCGCATCGCGGGCGCGCGCCACCACGGCGTGAAGCTCGGCAAATTCCGGGAAATCGAGATGGCAATGGCTATCGACGACGCCGGATACGGAGATGGTCATTGCGCGCCCTTGCCGTCCTCTTCCTTCTCCACATAGCGCGGGAACAGTCCCTGCGGTGGCGGCAGCGCCGTGCCGGCCGCAAGCGGCGCCTCGAAATCGGCAAATCCGCGTGTATTGGGCGGCACGCC from Rhodoligotrophos sp. CJ14 encodes:
- the hflX gene encoding GTPase HflX; translated protein: MTTRGGRRHGGDGRGEPVSFQIETPEATRAYVVHVGFRHRAGELSSSASGLRDETERFEEACGLAAAIDLEIVGATSVTLSKVVPATLIGGGKVAEIGEAVKAREVELVVVNAALTPVQQRNLERAWAAKVLDRTGLILEIFGRRARTREGRLQVELAHLTYQKSRLVRSWTHLERQRGGFGFLGGPGETQIEADRRVIQERITKIKAELEKVKARRELHRQNRRRVPYPVVALVGYTNAGKSTLFNRLTRARVLAEDMLFATLDPTMRRLNLPHGRTVILSDTVGFISELPTDLVAAFRATLEEVLEATLILHVRDISHAESDAQAADVLHVLSALGIDEERSDSIIEVWNKIDRLDDADRSALANQAARRDDVAMVSALTGDGLPDLLNLIEARLASTADILELRLGAGEGARLAWLYETGEVLSRDDLEDGSVAVTVRVPVEKAGLVRARYQDAVLRPAAE
- the mazG gene encoding nucleoside triphosphate pyrophosphohydrolase is translated as MGDPRSVDTLLAIMRALRDPDTGCPWDLQQSFATIAPYTIEEAYEVADAIARGSMHDLRDELGDLQLQVAYHAQLAAEAGSFTFADVIEAITTKMIRRHPHVFGDAAARAAGVQPGFWEAIKAQERAAKSGASEERTLERAGELDAEPVVDDGKAPSLLDDVPMALPALSRAVKLQARAARVGFDWPSLTPVFDKAAEELGELKEAIGRGDPADMAEELGDLLFVIANVARHLKVDPEEALRSANAKFTRRFNYIEDKLEAMGQSPEAAGLEGMDALWDEAKAKGL
- a CDS encoding TatD family hydrolase; this encodes MTISVSGVVDSHCHLDFPEFAELHAVVARARDAGVAKMVTISTRVRQFDKIKAIAESYDDIFCTVGTHPHNADEEVDISVETLVALSRHPKVIGIGEAGLDYHYDYAKRENQLAGFRTHIEAARRTGLPLVIHSRSAEDDTARVIEEEMGKGAFTPLLHCFSSEGRLAERGLALGAYVSFSGIISFKTAQALRDVAAFVPMDRLLVETDAPYLAPVPMRGKVNEPAFVVHTLKVLAEVKGVAVQEMADITTANFHRLFAKVPRS
- the hfq gene encoding RNA chaperone Hfq: MASEKQQNLQDVFLNKVRKEHIPLTIFLVNGVKLQGKIVWFDNFCVLLRRDDQSQLVYKHAISTIMPSAPIKLYEEGNGGSDD
- a CDS encoding MBL fold metallo-hydrolase, whose product is MTTASPEPVRGTVTILGCGSSAGVPRIGNHWGACDPKNPKNRRRRCSILIEREGEGGVTRVLVDTTPDVREQLLSADVGLLDGVIFTHEHADHCHGIDELRAVAINARRRVPVWADDRTMRELLHRFGYCFETPAGSSYPPILQGHRLVAGAPVTIDGAGGPIEVLAFELVHGDIIALGLRIGGLAYTPDVSAIPEAALPALANLDTWVIDALRPAPHPTHFHVEEALAWVKRMRPRHAVLTNMHIDLDYEALRQSLPDDIEPAYDGMRLPVTFQGLS